The following are from one region of the Stigmatella ashevillena genome:
- a CDS encoding DUF4215 domain-containing cysteine-rich repeat protein has product MHRNALSADRSLALWMLLAIPLASCFEPASVLCPSGLVCPEGQACAANQAVCIRTPCGDGIVQSDETCDDGNILDRDGCSRDCSSNESCGNRITDLSIGEVCDDGNTTAEDGCSADCKSSELCGNGITDTSVGEVCDDKNLDDGDGCSANCRSNERCGNRVTDLIRGEVCDDGNTVDGDGCSADCRSGEGCGNGTRDSDEECDDGNHSNEDNCVEVSLQCVLARCGDGFVDAQEPRVEACDSQGESATCNSNCTLASCGDGIVNPSAGEQCDTLGRVETSVCDLNCTIAFCGDGDTNTTRGEQCDTAGNSTTCDADCTPALCGDGFANNQAGEQCDTQGNTLACDADCTQAVCGDGFVNPNANEQCDTRGNSLTCDSDCTPAVCGDGFLNLQANEVCDERGNTPGCDSDCTPVSCGDGHTNPAASEECDDRNGSNADACLTTCKLNRCGDGFLNPGKEVCDDGNTTTETTCAYGEETCQRCRADCQQVKNLTGAFCGDGVRNLPEEACDDGNKETETSCPYGTPTCTACQSDCQKALSLEGAYCGDGVQNGGETCDDGNSDSCGTCNATCTKRQSEKASGRIVVKSAFNINDGNTFIVNDGTHLPVTFEFDNNDSWSEDNTPVELEKGNSNNTARNIKNAFDNMSVPLDITATRSNDTVYLTHTLIGSFGNQKITSYIKDFHLHLEGMSGGLGASCDENIRCMKNEDCKPGLICQAELCVEAPLPSDAGTPDSGTPDAGTPDGGDPDAGTSDAGDSDAGTPDAGSPDAGVTLTAD; this is encoded by the coding sequence ATGCACCGAAACGCCCTTTCTGCCGACCGAAGCCTCGCGTTGTGGATGCTCCTGGCCATTCCACTCGCATCCTGCTTCGAACCCGCCAGCGTGCTCTGCCCTTCGGGACTCGTCTGCCCCGAGGGACAAGCCTGTGCCGCCAACCAGGCGGTCTGCATCAGGACCCCCTGCGGCGACGGCATCGTTCAGTCGGATGAAACCTGTGACGACGGCAACATCCTGGACAGAGATGGCTGTAGCCGGGACTGCTCGTCGAACGAGTCCTGCGGCAACCGGATCACCGACCTGAGCATCGGCGAGGTGTGCGACGACGGAAACACCACCGCGGAGGACGGATGTAGCGCCGACTGCAAGTCGAGCGAGCTGTGCGGCAATGGCATCACCGACACCAGCGTGGGCGAGGTGTGCGACGACAAGAACCTCGATGATGGGGATGGCTGCAGCGCCAACTGCCGCTCCAACGAGCGCTGCGGCAACCGCGTCACCGATCTCATCCGGGGCGAGGTGTGCGACGACGGCAACACCGTGGACGGCGATGGTTGCAGCGCGGACTGCCGCTCGGGCGAGGGCTGTGGCAACGGGACCCGGGACTCCGACGAGGAGTGCGACGACGGCAACCACAGCAACGAGGACAACTGCGTCGAGGTCAGCCTCCAGTGTGTCCTGGCCCGATGCGGGGATGGCTTCGTGGATGCCCAGGAGCCGCGCGTGGAGGCCTGCGACTCGCAGGGCGAGTCGGCCACCTGTAACAGCAACTGCACCCTGGCTTCCTGTGGTGATGGCATCGTGAACCCCAGCGCGGGAGAGCAGTGCGACACCCTGGGGAGGGTTGAGACCTCCGTCTGCGATCTCAACTGCACGATTGCCTTCTGTGGCGACGGCGACACGAACACCACCCGAGGCGAGCAATGTGACACGGCAGGCAACTCCACCACTTGCGACGCCGATTGCACCCCCGCCCTCTGTGGTGATGGCTTCGCCAACAACCAGGCCGGCGAGCAGTGCGACACCCAGGGCAACACCCTGGCCTGTGATGCGGACTGCACGCAGGCCGTCTGTGGCGATGGCTTCGTCAACCCGAATGCCAATGAGCAATGTGACACTCGCGGAAACTCCCTGACCTGTGACTCGGACTGCACCCCCGCCGTCTGCGGGGATGGGTTCCTCAACCTCCAGGCCAACGAGGTGTGCGACGAGCGGGGAAATACCCCTGGCTGCGACAGCGATTGCACCCCCGTCTCGTGTGGGGACGGGCATACCAACCCAGCCGCCAGCGAGGAGTGTGACGACCGCAATGGCAGCAATGCGGATGCCTGTCTCACCACGTGCAAGCTCAACCGCTGTGGTGATGGCTTCCTCAACCCCGGCAAGGAGGTCTGCGACGATGGCAACACCACCACCGAGACCACCTGTGCGTATGGCGAGGAAACCTGTCAACGCTGCCGGGCGGACTGCCAGCAAGTGAAGAACCTCACAGGCGCCTTCTGTGGGGACGGCGTCCGGAACCTTCCCGAGGAGGCCTGCGACGACGGCAACAAAGAGACCGAAACGTCATGCCCCTACGGCACGCCCACTTGTACCGCCTGCCAGTCGGACTGCCAGAAAGCGCTGTCCCTGGAGGGCGCTTACTGCGGAGATGGTGTCCAAAATGGCGGGGAGACTTGCGATGATGGAAACAGCGACTCCTGCGGGACCTGCAACGCCACATGCACAAAGCGTCAGTCCGAGAAGGCCTCGGGACGCATCGTCGTCAAAAGCGCATTCAACATCAATGACGGGAACACCTTCATCGTCAACGACGGTACGCACCTCCCGGTGACTTTCGAGTTCGACAACAACGATAGCTGGTCCGAAGACAACACCCCGGTGGAGCTGGAAAAAGGGAACAGCAACAACACCGCCAGGAACATCAAGAACGCCTTCGACAACATGAGCGTTCCCCTCGACATCACGGCCACCCGGAGCAATGACACGGTGTACCTCACCCACACGCTCATCGGGTCATTCGGCAACCAGAAGATCACCTCCTACATCAAAGACTTCCACCTGCACTTGGAAGGGATGTCAGGAGGCTTGGGCGCCAGTTGCGACGAGAACATCCGGTGCATGAAAAATGAGGACTGCAAACCTGGGCTGATCTGTCAGGCCGAACTCTGTGTCGAAGCGCCCCTTCCTTCCGACGCGGGCACTCCGGATTCAGGCACTCCTGACGCGGGTACTCCCGACGGAGGGGACCCGGACGCGGGTACCTCCGACGCAGGGGACTCAGACGCTGGAACCCCGGATGCAGGAAGTCCAGACGCCGGAGTGACCCTCACGGCCGATTAG
- a CDS encoding PEGA domain-containing protein — translation MLKSRPSTALALVFLLLAWASPVSAQQLSTGTERPWAKGVSQEKQKTALELFRAGNALLKESIFVQAAEKYRQALALWDHPAIHYNMALALLNLDQPVEVHEHLEAAVRYGAAPLDSEKFENARAYKTLVEKQLSRVIITCDSPGASVTLDGRVLFVAPGRYEGLVRPGQHTLLATQEGHPTTDMSRTLLPGETTTLTLKLYTTEELTRYRRHWSAWKPWALMGAGVAVALGGGALHMQSRSSYRDFDTQVSSCGGCVPPQTVTDLRIRGDNLQRVALGTYALGGAAVITGAVLVYINRSQPYRINPGSAANESQAVNLAPLFGGRERGIQATFRF, via the coding sequence ATGCTGAAGAGCAGGCCTTCAACGGCCCTGGCCCTGGTGTTTCTGCTGCTGGCATGGGCCTCGCCCGTGTCCGCCCAGCAACTGTCGACGGGGACGGAGCGCCCCTGGGCCAAGGGGGTCTCCCAAGAGAAACAGAAGACAGCCCTGGAGTTGTTCCGCGCGGGCAATGCCTTGCTGAAGGAATCCATCTTCGTGCAGGCCGCCGAGAAGTACCGTCAGGCTCTCGCGCTCTGGGACCACCCCGCCATCCACTACAACATGGCGCTGGCGCTGCTGAACCTCGACCAACCCGTCGAGGTCCACGAACACCTGGAGGCGGCGGTCCGCTACGGCGCCGCCCCGCTGGACTCCGAGAAGTTCGAGAACGCCCGCGCCTACAAGACGCTCGTCGAGAAGCAGCTCTCCCGGGTCATCATCACCTGTGACTCCCCCGGAGCCTCCGTCACCCTGGATGGCCGAGTGCTGTTCGTGGCCCCGGGCCGCTACGAAGGACTGGTCCGCCCGGGACAACACACCCTCCTGGCCACCCAGGAAGGCCACCCCACCACCGACATGAGCCGCACCCTGCTTCCCGGTGAGACCACGACGCTGACCCTCAAGCTGTACACCACCGAGGAACTCACGCGGTACCGCCGCCACTGGTCCGCGTGGAAACCCTGGGCGTTGATGGGCGCCGGGGTCGCGGTGGCGCTGGGCGGAGGCGCCCTCCACATGCAGTCCCGGAGCAGCTACCGCGACTTCGATACCCAGGTCTCCTCGTGCGGTGGTTGTGTCCCCCCGCAGACCGTCACCGACCTGCGCATCCGGGGAGACAACCTGCAAAGGGTCGCGCTCGGCACCTATGCCCTGGGCGGCGCGGCGGTGATCACCGGTGCCGTGCTCGTCTACATCAACCGGTCCCAGCCCTACCGCATCAATCCTGGCTCGGCCGCAAATGAATCCCAGGCCGTGAACCTCGCCCCCCTGTTCGGCGGCCGGGAACGCGGCATCCAGGCAACGTTCCGCTTCTGA